The proteins below come from a single Microbacterium sp. SLBN-154 genomic window:
- a CDS encoding Pr6Pr family membrane protein: MTTTVTEQTQDVRVRVARGWYGAIAVVVAIALVIQIVLILTGGQDANSGSNATGPIGTRLVRLFSFFTIQSNLFVLATSIALMLNVHRDGKVWRVLRMDALLGIIITGLVYETVLARLVDPQGWALVATIGFHYIAPWATLIGWLIFGPRPRISWMTTLLVFIWPVLWLVYTFIHGAVTGWYPYPFLDVTEIGLTASILNSLVVLAIGIVLAIILTVIDHRLPSLVRGRAEDVRE, from the coding sequence ATGACGACGACGGTGACGGAGCAGACACAGGACGTCCGCGTGCGGGTCGCGCGGGGGTGGTACGGCGCGATCGCGGTGGTCGTCGCCATCGCCCTGGTGATTCAGATCGTCTTGATCCTCACCGGTGGACAGGACGCGAATTCGGGGTCGAATGCGACCGGACCCATCGGCACACGTCTGGTCAGGCTGTTCAGCTTCTTCACCATCCAGAGCAACCTGTTCGTGCTCGCGACGTCGATCGCGCTGATGCTGAACGTACACCGCGACGGGAAGGTGTGGCGGGTGCTCCGGATGGATGCCCTGCTCGGCATCATCATCACCGGTCTCGTCTACGAGACCGTCCTCGCCCGCCTCGTCGACCCGCAGGGCTGGGCGCTGGTCGCCACGATCGGCTTTCACTACATCGCGCCGTGGGCGACGCTCATCGGCTGGCTCATCTTCGGGCCGCGACCCCGGATCTCATGGATGACGACGCTCCTCGTCTTCATCTGGCCGGTGCTGTGGCTGGTGTACACCTTCATCCATGGCGCGGTCACCGGGTGGTACCCGTATCCGTTCCTCGACGTCACCGAGATCGGCTTGACCGCATCGATCCTCAACTCCCTCGTCGTGCTCGCGATCGGCATCGTGCTGGCGATCATCCTCACCGTGATCGACCACCGCCTCCCGTCGCTGGTGCGCGGGCGGGCGGAAGATGTTCGGGAATGA